A genomic region of Spodoptera frugiperda isolate SF20-4 chromosome 31, AGI-APGP_CSIRO_Sfru_2.0, whole genome shotgun sequence contains the following coding sequences:
- the LOC118276035 gene encoding tetraspanin-1 has protein sequence MGMSRCYSLMKCLLILFNIIFLCVGSSACGFAAWALWDGRGNESGAARAGLLAVAAWGAALALGALAALCGAARSSAPLLAAAFSLLALTGVAEAAAAWWGAAHRPELRRALHEALEHTVRHEYGVLPSRTQLLDVIQQGLECCGADGPRDWQHSAWARAQGGAAGGAGGAADVLDLSVGAPTSYYWVPPSCCVPSDDPEACGAARRVAGASAGGGGLHGAACGPRVLAALARLARAPLALGAALLALHAAALPLAAALWLRAHPRPAYKA, from the exons TGCGTGGGCAGTAGCGCGTGCGGGTTCGCCGCGTGGGCGCTGTGGGACGGGCGCGGCAACGAGAgcggcgccgcgcgcgccgGCCTGCTGGCCGTGGCCGCGTGGGGCGCCGCGCTGGCGCTGGGCGCGCTGGCGGCGCTGTGCGGGGCGGCGCGCAGCTCGGCGCCCCTGCTGGCGGCCGCCTTCTCCCTGCTGGCGCTGACGGGCGTGGcggaggcggcggcggcgtggtGGGGCGCGGCGCACCGCCCCGAGCTGCGGCGCGCGCTGCACGAGGCGCTGGAGCACACGGTGCGCCACGAGTACGGCGTGCTGCCCTCGCGCACGCAGCTGCTCGACGTCATACAGCAGGGG CTGGAGTGCTGTGGCGCCGACGGGCCGCGCGACTGGCAACACTCCGCCTGGGCGCGCGCGCAGGGGGGCGCcgccgggggcgcggggggcgcggccgACGTGCTGGACCTGTCCGTGGGCGCGCCCACCAGCTACTATTGGGTGCCGCCGTCCTGCTGTGTGCCCAGCGATGATCCGGAG gcgtgcggcgcggcgcggcgcgtggCGGGCGCcagcgcgggcggcggcgggctgCACGGCGCCGCGTGCGGCCCGCGCGTGCTGGCGGCGCTGGCCCGCCTGGCGCGCGCGCCGCTGGCGCTGGGCGCGGCGCTGCTGGCGCTGCACGCGGCGGCGCTGCCGCTGGCGGCCGCGCTGTGGCTGCGCGCGCACCCGCGGCCCGCCTACAAGGCCTAG